One genomic window of Devosia salina includes the following:
- a CDS encoding SDR family oxidoreductase, whose amino-acid sequence MSKTNKSLSNRPASVALVTGAGDRIGAAIASALARAGHGVIIHYRSDAEGARALRSRIRAEGGRAEILKADLASRAQRRTLVARAAALLGPLTVLVNNASTFEPDSAQDIDETLWDAHFAVHAEAPVFLARDFAAQLPANVNGNIVNIIDERVLSPSPAYFSYFLSKAALWTATQTLAQSLAPAIRVNAIGPGPVLPHARQSQAEFDQSVDNLPLKRHADPEAIAQGVLNILSMPSFTGQMLALDGGQHLSYPARRGPTPRS is encoded by the coding sequence ATGTCCAAGACGAACAAATCCCTTTCGAATCGGCCCGCTTCGGTCGCCCTCGTCACCGGGGCTGGCGACCGCATCGGCGCGGCGATCGCATCGGCGCTCGCACGGGCGGGCCACGGTGTCATTATCCACTATCGTTCGGATGCCGAAGGCGCCCGGGCACTGCGGTCTCGCATCCGCGCCGAGGGAGGCCGGGCCGAAATCCTGAAGGCAGATCTGGCGAGCCGGGCCCAGCGCAGGACGCTGGTCGCGCGCGCCGCGGCACTGCTCGGCCCGCTCACCGTCCTTGTCAACAACGCCTCGACTTTCGAACCGGATAGCGCCCAGGATATCGACGAAACCCTGTGGGACGCGCACTTCGCCGTGCACGCCGAAGCGCCGGTCTTTCTTGCCCGCGACTTCGCCGCCCAGCTTCCGGCCAACGTCAACGGCAATATCGTCAATATCATCGACGAGCGCGTGCTGAGCCCAAGCCCGGCTTATTTCAGCTATTTTCTCTCCAAGGCCGCCCTCTGGACCGCCACCCAGACGCTGGCGCAATCGCTGGCGCCGGCCATCCGCGTCAATGCCATCGGCCCCGGCCCGGTCCTGCCCCATGCGCGCCAGTCTCAGGCCGAGTTCGATCAATCTGTCGACAACCTGCCGCTCAAGCGGCATGCCGACCCCGAGGCCATCGCCCAGGGGGTCCTCAACATCCTTTCAATGCCCTCCTTCACAGGCCAGATGCTGGCTCTCGATGGCGGCCAGCATCTGAGCTACCCCGCCCGTCGCGGGCCCACGCCACGATCATGA
- the uvrC gene encoding excinuclease ABC subunit UvrC: protein MTETTASPPSGPEVIRAFVRTLPAAPGVYRMLDAEGGVIYVGKARSLKARVTNYTRPEGLPVRIQRMIAATVSMEFVRTETESEALLLEANLIKRMKPRFNVLLRDDKSFPYILIATDHEAPELTKHRGSRRRQGHYFGPFASAVAVSRTIASLQKAFLLRNCSDSFYAARTRPCLQYQIKRCAGPCTREISLEGYAELVEDARQFLSGKSDAVRSHLQADMNKAAEDLDFERAALIRDRLSALALVQSQGDATARSVEEADVFAIHHEGGQFCVQVFFFRAFQNWGNHAFRPKADDSLTDAEVLEAFIVQFYEDRTPPRLVLLSHEMTEPTLIEEALSSRAGRKVRIEVPQRGEKRDLVNHALNNAREALGRQLAEGASNRTLLEGVAETFGLEDVPRRIEVYDNSHISGTNMVGAMVVAGEEGFSKKHYRTFNIKSDISAGDDFGMMREVLTRRFSRLATESETDAEDEQTGMPDWPDVVFIDGGAGQLNAVREVIAELNLPREVTFIGIAKGEERDAGREKFFMEGKDAFMLPHRDPVLYYVQRLRDEAHRFAIGTHRARRKKDVVKNPLDEIEGIGPARKRALLHHFGSAKAVSRASLADLEAVPTISKAMAQLIYDHFNRSG, encoded by the coding sequence ATGACCGAGACCACCGCCTCGCCCCCCTCCGGCCCGGAGGTCATCCGCGCTTTCGTCCGCACCCTCCCCGCGGCCCCCGGCGTCTATCGTATGCTCGATGCCGAAGGTGGCGTGATCTATGTGGGCAAGGCGCGCAGCCTCAAGGCGCGTGTCACCAATTACACCCGCCCTGAGGGCCTGCCGGTCCGCATCCAGCGCATGATCGCCGCGACCGTCTCAATGGAATTCGTGCGCACCGAGACCGAATCCGAAGCGCTGCTGCTCGAAGCCAACCTCATCAAGCGGATGAAGCCGCGCTTCAACGTCCTGCTGCGCGACGACAAGAGCTTTCCCTATATCCTGATCGCCACCGACCACGAGGCACCCGAACTCACCAAGCATCGCGGCTCGCGCCGGCGCCAGGGCCACTATTTCGGCCCCTTTGCCTCTGCGGTCGCCGTCAGCCGCACCATTGCCAGCCTGCAAAAGGCCTTCCTCTTGCGCAATTGCTCGGACAGCTTCTACGCCGCCCGCACCCGCCCGTGCCTGCAATACCAGATCAAGCGCTGCGCCGGTCCCTGCACCCGCGAGATCAGCCTGGAAGGCTATGCCGAGCTGGTCGAAGACGCCCGCCAGTTTCTGTCTGGAAAATCCGACGCCGTGCGCAGTCATCTCCAGGCCGACATGAACAAGGCCGCCGAGGACCTCGATTTCGAGCGCGCCGCCCTGATCCGCGACCGTCTCTCTGCTCTGGCCCTTGTCCAGTCCCAGGGTGACGCAACGGCCCGCTCGGTGGAAGAAGCCGACGTCTTCGCCATCCACCACGAGGGCGGGCAGTTCTGCGTACAGGTCTTCTTCTTCCGAGCCTTCCAGAACTGGGGCAATCATGCCTTCCGCCCCAAGGCCGATGACAGTCTCACCGATGCCGAAGTGCTCGAGGCCTTCATCGTGCAGTTCTACGAGGATCGCACGCCGCCCAGGCTCGTTCTCCTGAGCCACGAGATGACCGAACCGACGCTGATCGAGGAAGCGCTCTCCTCGCGCGCAGGTCGCAAGGTCCGCATCGAGGTGCCCCAGCGCGGCGAAAAGCGCGACTTGGTCAATCACGCCCTCAACAACGCCCGCGAAGCCCTTGGTCGCCAGCTGGCCGAAGGCGCGTCCAACCGCACCCTGCTTGAAGGCGTGGCCGAGACCTTCGGCCTCGAAGACGTGCCGCGCCGCATCGAGGTCTATGACAACTCGCACATTTCCGGCACCAACATGGTCGGCGCCATGGTCGTTGCGGGCGAGGAAGGCTTCTCCAAGAAGCACTACCGCACCTTCAACATCAAGTCGGACATCTCCGCCGGCGACGATTTCGGCATGATGCGCGAAGTGCTGACGCGCCGCTTCTCGCGCCTCGCCACCGAAAGCGAAACCGACGCCGAAGACGAGCAGACCGGCATGCCCGATTGGCCCGACGTGGTTTTCATCGACGGGGGCGCCGGCCAGCTCAATGCCGTGCGCGAGGTCATTGCCGAACTGAACCTGCCACGCGAAGTGACCTTCATCGGCATCGCCAAGGGTGAAGAGCGCGACGCGGGCCGCGAAAAGTTCTTCATGGAAGGCAAGGACGCCTTCATGCTGCCGCACCGCGATCCTGTTCTCTACTATGTCCAGCGCCTGCGCGACGAAGCCCACCGCTTCGCCATCGGCACCCACCGCGCCCGCCGCAAAAAGGACGTGGTCAAGAATCCGCTCGACGAGATCGAGGGCATCGGCCCGGCCCGCAAGCGCGCCCTGCTCCACCATTTCGGCTCCGCCAAGGCCGTCTCCCGCGCCTCCCTCGCCGACCTCGAAGCCGTGCCGACGATCTCCAAGGCCATGGCGCAGCTGATCTACGATCATTTCAACCGCAGCGGCTGA
- the corA gene encoding magnesium/cobalt transporter CorA — protein sequence MLHAVPVEDRPALEPGVVAASVYANGQRLADIDVDDAGAWATRPGHVVWIGLLEPSEALLARVQRQFGLHELAIEDARKAHQRPKLEQYGDCVFIVARTAHMVDGRISFGETHIFVGKGYIVSVRHGASTSYAPVRQRAESCPTVLSHGEDYILYALLDFIVDNYMPVLETVNAEVEEVEDKVVAGELGQSEVMRLYMLRRDLLRLRNAASALVDVCRRVQRVEVRPIEASMQPLFRDVTDHIHRVQDEIDALREVLAFAFEASMMAGQVQQTHISRRLAAWAAILAVPTAVAGIYGMNFEFMPELKWQYGYVVVLGAVTTICLTLYYRLRKSGWL from the coding sequence ATGTTGCATGCAGTTCCTGTCGAGGATCGGCCCGCGCTCGAACCCGGAGTCGTTGCCGCCAGTGTCTACGCCAATGGCCAGCGCCTGGCCGATATCGATGTTGATGACGCCGGCGCTTGGGCGACCCGCCCCGGCCACGTCGTCTGGATCGGCCTTCTGGAACCCAGCGAAGCACTTCTTGCCCGTGTTCAGAGGCAGTTCGGCCTGCATGAACTGGCCATCGAGGATGCCCGCAAGGCTCATCAGCGGCCCAAACTCGAGCAATATGGCGACTGCGTCTTCATTGTGGCGCGCACCGCCCACATGGTCGATGGCCGCATCAGCTTCGGCGAAACGCATATCTTCGTGGGCAAGGGCTACATCGTCTCGGTCCGGCATGGCGCCTCGACTTCCTATGCCCCCGTGCGCCAGCGCGCTGAATCCTGCCCCACGGTCCTGTCGCATGGCGAGGACTACATCCTCTATGCCCTGCTCGACTTCATCGTCGACAACTACATGCCGGTGCTCGAAACGGTGAACGCCGAAGTCGAAGAGGTGGAAGACAAGGTCGTGGCCGGTGAACTGGGCCAGTCCGAGGTCATGCGCCTCTACATGCTGCGTCGCGACCTACTGCGCCTGCGCAACGCCGCTTCGGCCCTGGTCGACGTCTGCCGCCGGGTGCAGCGGGTCGAAGTCCGGCCCATCGAAGCCTCCATGCAACCCCTCTTCCGCGACGTCACCGACCATATCCATCGTGTCCAGGACGAGATCGACGCTCTGCGCGAAGTGCTGGCCTTCGCCTTTGAAGCCTCGATGATGGCGGGGCAAGTGCAGCAGACCCACATTTCGCGCCGCCTCGCCGCCTGGGCGGCCATTCTGGCTGTCCCCACCGCCGTCGCCGGCATCTACGGCATGAATTTCGAGTTCATGCCCGAGCTCAAGTGGCAATACGGCTACGTCGTTGTTCTCGGGGCCGTCACCACCATCTGCCTCACCCTCTACTATCGCCTGCGCAAAAGCGGCTGGCTCTAA
- a CDS encoding YciI family protein: MKFITMVKTLNPEVATNPPAELMGAIVQLGMEAGAKMTETGGMALAGTVTTRKGQMVTDGPFAEAKEMVGGYAVYELDSDAEIVNWTERFVDLHRKYWPEWDGEVTILQLQQFNMAG; the protein is encoded by the coding sequence ATGAAATTCATCACCATGGTCAAGACGCTCAATCCCGAAGTGGCCACCAATCCGCCTGCCGAACTGATGGGCGCGATCGTCCAGCTCGGCATGGAGGCCGGCGCCAAGATGACCGAGACCGGCGGCATGGCTCTGGCCGGCACCGTCACCACCCGCAAGGGCCAGATGGTCACCGATGGTCCCTTTGCCGAGGCCAAGGAAATGGTCGGCGGCTACGCGGTCTACGAGCTCGACAGCGACGCCGAAATCGTCAACTGGACGGAGCGCTTTGTCGACCTGCACCGGAAGTACTGGCCCGAATGGGACGGCGAGGTGACCATCCTGCAGCTCCAGCAGTTCAACATGGCCGGCTGA
- a CDS encoding ABC transporter ATP-binding protein, with protein sequence MAPIISAAGVGKTFRQLKRQSGFGGAIKSLFSRDYTEIRAVAGVSFAIEPGEAVGYLGPNGAGKSTMIKMMTGILTPSAGTLSVLGREPHAHRMTNAAEIGVVFGQRSQLWWDLPVRDSYDLNRHIYDIPEARFGDNLAYLTTMLDMASFLDRPVRQLSLGQRMRAEIAMALLHDPKILFLDEPTIGLDVVAKDAVRKFLSEINRDRGTTIILTTHDLVDIEEICPRLIMVDDGKLLFDGELKRLRASLGSRRRLTLEFATDPGPITLTTATLAADDGAAKHFILEDEAVSLIDVLNEVGRGHGLQDVKLEEPDIEEVIRTFYQNKPNLAGPAS encoded by the coding sequence ATGGCACCGATCATCTCAGCCGCTGGCGTGGGCAAGACCTTTCGCCAGCTCAAGCGCCAGTCCGGCTTCGGCGGCGCCATAAAGAGCCTGTTCTCGCGCGACTATACGGAAATCCGCGCCGTCGCCGGCGTTTCCTTTGCCATTGAGCCGGGCGAGGCCGTCGGCTATCTCGGCCCCAATGGCGCTGGCAAATCGACCATGATCAAGATGATGACCGGCATCCTCACCCCCAGTGCCGGCACGCTCTCGGTCCTGGGCCGTGAACCACATGCCCATCGCATGACCAATGCCGCCGAGATCGGTGTCGTTTTCGGCCAGCGCAGCCAGCTCTGGTGGGACCTGCCGGTGCGCGACAGCTACGATCTCAATCGCCACATCTACGACATCCCCGAGGCCCGCTTCGGCGACAACCTCGCCTATCTCACCACCATGCTGGACATGGCATCCTTTCTCGATCGCCCCGTGCGCCAGCTCAGCCTCGGCCAGCGCATGCGCGCCGAGATCGCCATGGCGCTGCTGCACGACCCAAAAATCCTGTTTCTCGACGAACCTACGATCGGTCTCGACGTGGTCGCCAAGGATGCGGTGCGAAAATTTCTCTCCGAGATCAATCGCGACCGCGGCACCACCATCATCCTCACCACTCACGACCTCGTGGACATCGAGGAAATCTGCCCCCGCCTCATCATGGTCGACGATGGCAAGCTGCTGTTCGACGGCGAGTTGAAACGTCTGCGCGCCAGCCTCGGCTCGCGCCGCCGCCTGACACTGGAATTCGCCACCGATCCCGGCCCGATCACGCTGACCACCGCCACCCTGGCGGCCGATGACGGCGCGGCCAAACACTTCATCCTGGAGGACGAAGCCGTCTCGCTTATCGACGTCCTCAACGAAGTCGGCCGCGGACACGGTCTGCAGGACGTCAAGCTTGAAGAGCCCGACATCGAGGAGGTCATCCGCACCTTCTACCAGAACAAGCCGAACCTCGCCGGGCCGGCGTCATGA
- a CDS encoding ABC transporter permease: MRLSAYPAFTATAFQSRLAYRNQVWSGVFGELVATFAFIAVWTAAFASTGSVDGVTLPDMVTYVLIAGPLLHWNTTPFIRDVGEAIRTGNVTAYLLKPLHYPGLLLFNQLGNSAFEQLTITLPVLVIVALTVGLLPPAGAAHAMLFLLYWAISWVMLFLIATIIGLLAFWVLTAFALDWFLRGIMAVASGAIVPLWFMPAPLAAVLGKLPFAWVSYYPSAVYLGKLDLPAALLHLGLGLVWLVVLGGFLAWLWSRARHRLIVQGG; encoded by the coding sequence ATGAGACTGAGCGCCTATCCCGCCTTCACCGCCACTGCATTCCAGTCCCGGCTGGCCTATCGCAATCAGGTCTGGTCGGGCGTGTTCGGTGAACTGGTGGCGACCTTCGCCTTCATCGCCGTCTGGACCGCGGCCTTCGCCAGCACCGGCAGTGTCGATGGGGTCACGCTGCCCGACATGGTCACCTATGTGCTGATCGCCGGCCCCTTGCTGCATTGGAACACCACACCCTTCATCCGCGATGTCGGCGAGGCCATTCGCACCGGCAATGTCACCGCTTACCTGCTCAAGCCGCTGCACTATCCCGGATTGCTGCTGTTCAACCAATTGGGCAACAGCGCCTTCGAGCAGCTCACCATCACCCTGCCGGTCCTCGTCATCGTCGCCCTGACCGTCGGCCTGCTGCCGCCTGCCGGCGCCGCCCATGCGATGCTGTTTCTTCTCTATTGGGCGATCTCCTGGGTCATGCTGTTCCTGATCGCAACGATCATCGGCCTCTTGGCCTTCTGGGTTCTTACGGCCTTCGCGCTCGACTGGTTCCTGCGCGGCATCATGGCCGTCGCCTCCGGCGCCATCGTGCCGCTCTGGTTCATGCCGGCGCCACTGGCTGCCGTCCTCGGCAAGCTCCCCTTTGCCTGGGTCAGCTATTATCCCAGCGCGGTCTATCTGGGAAAACTCGACCTTCCCGCGGCGCTCCTGCATCTGGGGCTGGGCCTTGTCTGGCTGGTCGTGCTGGGCGGCTTCCTCGCCTGGCTCTGGTCCCGCGCCCGCCATCGGCTCATCGTGCAGGGAGGCTGA
- a CDS encoding ABC transporter permease, with the protein MLHYLRVLPHLVGIHVRTHMQYRGALFIGWVAQAIGYAGTYASIALIITRFENLGGWNWTEMALLLAFHLLAYALGASLSFVQFRDMEEKVRLGTFDAILVKPIGPWTFLAFSGLNIEYAGHIGLAIALMTWSLGSLGLDWSPGLIAYFAAALISAAMLTAALMTMIGATALVWVRSRHLFAIFFGFWELARYPLNIFPVPLQVMMITFAPLGFLAFIPTAVALGKPVPILGDWAGPASLAIGPLFVLVAMAHWRHCLRNYQGAGG; encoded by the coding sequence ATGCTCCACTATCTGCGCGTCCTGCCCCATCTCGTCGGCATCCATGTACGCACGCATATGCAGTATCGCGGCGCGCTCTTCATCGGCTGGGTGGCCCAGGCCATTGGCTATGCCGGCACCTATGCCTCCATTGCCCTGATCATCACCCGCTTCGAAAACCTGGGCGGATGGAACTGGACCGAGATGGCCCTGCTGCTGGCCTTCCACCTTCTCGCCTATGCCCTGGGCGCCTCGCTCAGTTTCGTGCAGTTCCGCGACATGGAGGAGAAAGTCCGGCTCGGCACCTTCGACGCCATTCTCGTCAAGCCCATCGGCCCCTGGACCTTCCTCGCCTTTTCCGGCCTCAATATCGAATATGCCGGCCACATAGGCCTCGCCATTGCGCTCATGACCTGGTCGCTGGGCAGCCTCGGGCTCGACTGGAGCCCCGGCCTCATCGCCTATTTCGCCGCCGCCCTAATCAGCGCCGCCATGCTCACGGCCGCGCTCATGACCATGATCGGCGCCACCGCCCTTGTCTGGGTCCGCTCGCGGCACCTGTTCGCGATCTTCTTCGGCTTCTGGGAACTGGCGCGCTATCCGCTCAATATCTTCCCCGTGCCCCTGCAGGTGATGATGATCACCTTCGCACCGCTCGGCTTCCTCGCATTCATCCCCACCGCCGTGGCCCTGGGCAAGCCCGTGCCCATCCTGGGCGATTGGGCCGGGCCCGCTTCCCTCGCCATCGGACCGCTCTTCGTGCTCGTCGCCATGGCCCATTGGCGCCACTGCCTGCGCAATTACCAGGGCGCCGGCGGCTAA
- a CDS encoding pyridoxamine 5'-phosphate oxidase family protein, which produces MTDRNNETLSPQEAIDRIWDLADKIDICMLTTWDGSQQRSRPMSARVRRDEHAIYFLTDLEGHKLTEIENYPHVSLAWADNGGHKYVVIAGEAEISDNRAKIEELWSKFDKAWWDDASDPSIRLLKVVPDDGEVWDSPNMLVSAAKMLTAAATSAKPDMGDTGKARL; this is translated from the coding sequence ATGACAGACCGCAACAACGAGACCCTCTCGCCCCAGGAGGCGATCGACCGCATCTGGGACCTCGCCGACAAGATCGACATCTGCATGCTCACCACCTGGGACGGTAGCCAGCAGCGCAGCCGCCCCATGTCGGCCCGCGTCCGCCGCGATGAGCACGCCATCTATTTCCTCACCGACCTGGAAGGCCACAAGCTGACCGAGATCGAGAATTACCCGCATGTCTCCCTCGCCTGGGCCGACAATGGCGGCCACAAATATGTGGTCATTGCCGGGGAAGCGGAGATTTCCGACAACCGCGCCAAAATCGAGGAGCTCTGGAGCAAGTTCGACAAGGCCTGGTGGGACGATGCCAGCGATCCATCCATTCGCCTGCTCAAGGTCGTTCCCGACGACGGCGAGGTCTGGGATAGCCCCAACATGCTTGTCTCTGCTGCCAAGATGCTCACCGCCGCCGCCACCAGCGCCAAGCCCGACATGGGCGATACCGGCAAGGCGCGGCTCTAA
- a CDS encoding 3-deoxy-7-phosphoheptulonate synthase, whose amino-acid sequence MLKSTDDLRITEIKPLPTPIEVMRTHPRTDAATRTVIAARHDVHNILAGRDDRLAVVVGPCSIHDPKAAMDYANRLVALREELGDRLEIIMRVYFEKPRTTVGWKGLINDPDLDGSFNITQGLHTARTLLLDIANLGLPAACEFLDMTTPQYIADLVSWAAIGARTTESQIHRELASGLSCPVGFKNGTDGNVKIALDAVLSASQPHHFMAVTKDGRSAIAATTGNEDCHIILRGGKTTNYDAASVEAAAQAAIKAGVNPAIMIDASHANSSKKPELQPQVLADIGSQLANGDKRIVGVMVESNLVAGRQDLVLGQELVYGQSITDGCIDWDTTVTALRHLADAVEKRREVNKKAVA is encoded by the coding sequence ATGCTCAAATCCACCGACGACCTGCGCATCACCGAAATAAAGCCGCTGCCCACCCCCATCGAGGTGATGCGCACTCATCCCCGCACCGATGCCGCCACCCGCACCGTCATTGCTGCCCGCCACGACGTCCACAATATCCTGGCCGGTCGGGACGATCGCCTCGCCGTCGTTGTCGGCCCCTGCTCCATCCATGACCCCAAGGCGGCGATGGACTATGCCAACCGCCTCGTCGCCCTGCGCGAAGAACTGGGTGACCGGCTCGAGATCATCATGCGCGTCTATTTCGAAAAGCCCCGCACCACCGTGGGCTGGAAGGGCCTGATCAACGATCCCGATCTCGATGGCAGCTTCAACATCACCCAGGGTCTGCACACCGCCCGCACCCTGTTGCTCGACATCGCCAATCTGGGCCTGCCTGCGGCCTGCGAGTTCCTGGACATGACGACCCCGCAATATATCGCCGATCTCGTTTCCTGGGCCGCGATCGGTGCGCGCACCACCGAAAGCCAGATTCACCGCGAGCTGGCATCCGGCCTCTCCTGCCCGGTCGGCTTCAAGAACGGCACCGATGGCAATGTAAAGATCGCGCTGGACGCCGTGCTCTCGGCGTCCCAGCCGCATCATTTCATGGCCGTCACCAAGGACGGACGCTCTGCCATTGCCGCCACGACTGGCAACGAGGACTGTCACATCATCCTCCGGGGCGGCAAGACCACGAATTACGATGCCGCCAGCGTCGAGGCTGCCGCCCAGGCCGCCATCAAGGCCGGCGTGAATCCGGCCATCATGATCGATGCCAGCCACGCCAATTCCTCCAAGAAGCCCGAGCTTCAGCCGCAGGTGCTCGCCGATATCGGCTCGCAGTTGGCCAATGGCGACAAACGTATCGTCGGCGTCATGGTCGAATCCAATCTCGTGGCCGGCCGTCAGGACCTCGTCCTCGGCCAGGAGCTGGTCTATGGCCAGTCCATCACCGATGGCTGCATCGACTGGGACACCACGGTCACTGCCCTCCGCCATCTCGCCGACGCCGTCGAAAAGCGCCGCGAAGTGAACAAGAAGGCGGTGGCATAG
- the pgsA gene encoding CDP-diacylglycerol--glycerol-3-phosphate 3-phosphatidyltransferase, translated as MNRNPLFLVPNIITIARIAAIIPIAALVMSGAPAARSVALFLYIAAAVSDWVDGYLARAWNQYSDLGRMLDPIADKILVIILIAVLAWDRSLSALDLIPAIAILFRETFIPGLREFLGNKTVVLPVTRLAKWKTTIQLVALGLVLAEAIVPGLALASDVVLWIAGAITLWTGWAYLRASWPHLSGIGK; from the coding sequence ATGAACCGGAACCCACTCTTCCTCGTCCCCAATATCATCACTATCGCCCGCATCGCGGCGATCATCCCGATCGCGGCCCTGGTAATGTCCGGTGCTCCGGCGGCGCGTTCGGTGGCGCTGTTTCTCTATATCGCCGCCGCCGTCAGCGACTGGGTCGATGGCTATCTCGCCCGGGCGTGGAACCAGTATTCCGATCTCGGGCGCATGCTCGATCCCATCGCTGACAAGATTCTCGTCATCATCCTCATAGCCGTGCTCGCCTGGGACCGCAGCCTGTCTGCGCTCGACCTGATACCTGCTATCGCCATCCTCTTCCGCGAGACCTTCATTCCGGGCCTGCGCGAATTCCTCGGCAACAAGACCGTGGTGCTGCCCGTCACCCGGCTCGCCAAGTGGAAGACCACCATCCAGCTCGTGGCACTGGGCCTCGTCCTCGCCGAAGCCATCGTCCCCGGCCTCGCGCTCGCGTCGGACGTTGTCCTCTGGATCGCGGGCGCCATCACCCTCTGGACCGGTTGGGCCTATCTCCGCGCCTCCTGGCCGCATCTGTCGGGCATCGGCAAATGA
- a CDS encoding MoaD/ThiS family protein gives MKVLYFAWLRERLNRASDEVSPPPEIVTLADLVTWLRARDEALDLAMSNPAIFKLSRDARIVPWDTPIAGAREVAILPPMTGG, from the coding sequence ATGAAGGTGCTCTACTTCGCCTGGCTGCGCGAGCGCCTCAACCGCGCCAGCGACGAGGTCTCACCGCCACCCGAAATCGTCACCCTGGCCGACCTCGTGACCTGGCTCCGCGCCCGGGACGAAGCGCTGGACCTCGCCATGTCCAACCCGGCTATCTTCAAGCTCTCGCGCGATGCGCGCATCGTCCCCTGGGACACCCCCATCGCGGGCGCCCGCGAAGTCGCCATCCTGCCGCCCATGACCGGCGGCTGA
- a CDS encoding molybdenum cofactor biosynthesis protein MoaE — MIRVTTDPFDPGTEANAFQAAHTGAGAMVTFTGIVRSKPEDPITALILECYPELAENELAAMTDTASARFGLIDAQVIHRYGRLVPGETIMMVATLAPHRQAAFDGAQFLMDYLKTGAPFWKQEETPNGLRWVEAKSQDDAARERWSR; from the coding sequence ATGATCCGCGTCACCACAGACCCCTTCGACCCCGGCACCGAGGCCAATGCCTTCCAGGCCGCCCATACCGGGGCCGGCGCCATGGTGACTTTTACCGGCATCGTCCGCTCGAAGCCCGAAGACCCGATCACCGCCCTGATCCTCGAATGCTATCCCGAACTGGCCGAGAATGAGCTTGCGGCCATGACCGACACGGCGAGCGCCCGCTTCGGTCTCATCGATGCCCAGGTCATCCACCGCTATGGACGCCTTGTGCCGGGCGAAACCATCATGATGGTGGCCACGCTCGCCCCCCACCGCCAGGCTGCTTTCGACGGCGCCCAGTTCCTCATGGACTATCTGAAAACCGGCGCGCCGTTCTGGAAGCAGGAAGAGACGCCGAACGGATTGCGTTGGGTTGAGGCAAAATCACAAGACGACGCGGCACGGGAGCGGTGGAGCCGGTAA
- a CDS encoding branched-chain amino acid aminotransferase, with amino-acid sequence MAGLPMDQRDGWIWFDGELKPWKDAKVHVLTHGLHYASSVFEGERAYGGEIFKSREHTERLIRSAATLDMKPFPYSVDEIEAAKQLVLEKNNLVDAYVRPVAWRGSEELSVPARKNKIHVAIAAWVWPSYFSVEEKLKGIRLEWSKWKRPSPETIPSSAKAAGLYMICTLSKDAAMANGFADALMLDYRGYVAEATGANVFFVKGKEITTPTPDCFLNGITRQTLIALAKENGFTVTERHIMPEELSEFDECFLTGTAAEVTPVSLIGEYKFTPGDACRTLIDAYSAAVQPKKAAAAE; translated from the coding sequence ATGGCAGGCCTGCCCATGGACCAGCGCGATGGCTGGATCTGGTTTGATGGCGAACTCAAACCCTGGAAGGACGCGAAGGTGCACGTGCTGACGCACGGGCTGCACTATGCCAGTTCCGTATTCGAGGGCGAGCGCGCCTATGGTGGGGAAATCTTCAAGTCCCGCGAACATACCGAGCGGCTGATCCGCTCGGCGGCGACGCTCGACATGAAGCCCTTCCCCTATTCGGTCGACGAAATCGAGGCGGCCAAGCAATTGGTGCTCGAGAAGAACAATCTGGTGGACGCCTATGTCCGCCCCGTCGCCTGGCGCGGTTCGGAGGAGCTCAGCGTTCCTGCCCGCAAGAACAAGATCCATGTGGCCATCGCCGCCTGGGTGTGGCCGAGCTATTTCTCGGTCGAGGAAAAGCTCAAGGGCATTCGCCTCGAATGGAGCAAGTGGAAGCGTCCGAGCCCCGAGACCATTCCGTCCTCGGCAAAGGCTGCGGGTCTCTACATGATCTGCACGCTCTCGAAAGACGCGGCCATGGCCAATGGCTTTGCCGATGCCCTGATGCTGGATTATCGCGGCTATGTGGCGGAAGCCACCGGCGCCAATGTGTTCTTCGTCAAGGGCAAGGAGATCACGACGCCGACGCCGGATTGCTTCCTCAACGGCATCACGCGGCAGACGCTGATCGCTCTGGCCAAGGAGAACGGCTTCACCGTCACCGAGCGGCACATCATGCCCGAGGAGCTGAGCGAGTTTGACGAATGCTTCCTCACCGGCACGGCGGCCGAGGTGACGCCGGTGTCGCTGATCGGGGAGTACAAGTTCACCCCGGGCGACGCCTGCCGCACGCTGATCGACGCCTATTCGGCGGCGGTGCAGCCCAAGAAGGCGGCGGCAGCGGAATAA